In a genomic window of Caloramator mitchellensis:
- a CDS encoding deoxyguanosinetriphosphate triphosphohydrolase has product MNLRERYEELEEKILSPLATISKNSKGREKDEKKCDIRTDFQRDRDRIIHSKAFRRLKHKTQVFIAPEGDHYRTRLTHTLEVSQIARTISRAIRLNEDLTEAIALGHDLGHTPFGHTGEFALDKVTSNGFKHNYQSLRVVEYLEKGKGLNLTHEVKDGILSHSGELTAATNEGKVVKLADKIAYINHDIDDAIRAGILKNDDLPKECIKVLGKTNSERLNKMIMAVIMHAINYGEIKLIGEVGEATWELRRFMFENVYYGSEAKKEEDKAQNLVISLFEYYMKKPEEMPKEYNQRVIEFGLEQSVIDYIAGMTDRYAIHEFNRLFIPSPWQKYF; this is encoded by the coding sequence ATGAATTTAAGAGAAAGATACGAAGAGTTGGAAGAAAAAATATTATCCCCGCTTGCAACAATAAGCAAAAATTCTAAGGGTAGAGAGAAAGATGAGAAAAAATGTGATATTAGAACTGACTTTCAAAGGGATAGGGATAGAATAATTCATTCTAAGGCGTTTAGAAGATTAAAACATAAAACACAGGTTTTTATTGCACCTGAAGGAGACCATTACAGGACAAGACTTACTCATACACTGGAAGTATCTCAGATAGCAAGAACTATTTCAAGGGCTATTAGGTTAAATGAAGACTTAACAGAAGCAATTGCACTAGGACATGATTTAGGTCATACACCATTTGGTCATACAGGTGAATTTGCACTTGACAAAGTAACTTCTAATGGATTTAAACATAATTACCAGAGCCTTAGAGTTGTCGAATATTTAGAAAAGGGTAAAGGTTTAAATCTAACACATGAAGTGAAGGACGGTATACTGTCTCATTCTGGGGAACTAACTGCTGCAACAAATGAAGGAAAGGTAGTAAAACTTGCTGATAAGATTGCATATATTAATCACGATATAGATGATGCAATTCGAGCTGGCATTTTAAAAAATGATGACTTGCCAAAGGAATGCATTAAAGTTCTTGGAAAGACAAACTCTGAGAGATTAAATAAGATGATTATGGCAGTTATTATGCATGCCATAAATTATGGAGAAATCAAGTTAATAGGCGAGGTAGGCGAAGCTACCTGGGAATTAAGAAGGTTTATGTTTGAAAATGTTTATTATGGCTCAGAAGCCAAAAAAGAAGAGGACAAAGCACAAAATCTTGTAATCAGTCTTTTTGAATATTATATGAAAAAACCTGAAGAAATGCCTAAGGAATATAATCAAAGGGTTATAGAATTTGGGTTAGAACAGTCAGTAATCGATTATATAGCTGGGATGACTGACAGATATGCAATTCATGAGTTCAATAGATTGTTTATACCCTCTCCATGGCAAAAATATTTTTAA
- a CDS encoding CotS family spore coat protein, whose amino-acid sequence MEGYEILSRKIIGHDDLLNNILIHYPYKIISIENIKYKETDKERAVYKISTNKGNKCLKKVYYDEATLLFIYSVIEWLNIKGVNAPRLLSTKNGLKYVKYQDDIYMLTDWIDGRKCEYDDLEDIKKISANLAKIHISSKGFFPIQGSKLLIGEKDYITSLNKHFKHLLEFSNTAFRLKDKFSKLYLENFDYYINCAKESIYIISKIDFQNLGDEVSSRAICHLDYVNKNLIFTSDNKLYVIDFDKTRLDMPIHDISSFLHRILKRKKTPWKFEIFKEAVECYETIRPLSYYEHLAIFSLLMFPKKFWKISKDYFKNYKFVNKNYYLEELHDVVDYKKEHREFCKLVNDYIETKFRG is encoded by the coding sequence ATGGAAGGATATGAAATACTCTCAAGAAAAATAATAGGCCACGATGATTTGTTAAATAACATATTAATCCATTATCCTTATAAAATTATTTCAATAGAAAATATAAAGTATAAGGAAACGGATAAGGAAAGAGCCGTATACAAAATATCGACTAACAAAGGTAATAAATGCTTAAAAAAAGTCTATTATGATGAAGCTACATTATTGTTTATATATTCAGTAATCGAATGGTTAAATATTAAAGGAGTTAATGCTCCAAGGCTTTTGTCAACTAAAAATGGTTTAAAGTATGTTAAATACCAGGATGATATTTATATGCTCACTGATTGGATAGACGGACGAAAGTGTGAATACGACGATTTGGAGGATATTAAAAAAATATCAGCAAATCTTGCTAAAATTCATATATCTTCAAAGGGTTTTTTCCCTATTCAAGGTAGTAAATTGCTGATAGGTGAAAAAGACTATATCACAAGCTTGAATAAGCATTTTAAACATCTTTTAGAATTTTCAAATACCGCATTTAGACTAAAGGATAAGTTTTCTAAGTTGTATTTGGAAAACTTTGATTACTATATTAACTGTGCTAAAGAAAGCATTTATATAATATCAAAGATAGACTTTCAAAACTTAGGTGATGAGGTCAGCAGTAGGGCTATTTGCCATTTAGACTATGTGAATAAAAATTTGATTTTCACCTCTGACAACAAATTATATGTTATAGACTTTGATAAAACACGGCTGGATATGCCAATTCATGACATAAGCAGCTTTTTACACAGAATTCTAAAACGCAAAAAAACTCCCTGGAAATTCGAAATATTTAAAGAGGCCGTTGAGTGTTATGAAACGATAAGGCCTTTAAGTTATTATGAGCATTTAGCAATATTTTCATTATTGATGTTCCCTAAAAAGTTTTGGAAAATATCAAAGGATTATTTCAAAAATTATAAATTTGTAAATAAAAATTATTATTTAGAAGAATTACATGATGTGGTCGATTATAAAAAGGAGCATAGAGAGTTTTGTAAATTAGTTAATGATTATATAGAAACAAAATTCAGGGGATAG
- the ppdK gene encoding pyruvate, phosphate dikinase, whose amino-acid sequence MEKRKYVYLFNEGNASMKNLLGGKGANLAEMTNIGLPVPPGFTVTTEACTRYYEDGQRIADEIVEEIFETLHKLEGITGKKFGDPSNPLLVSVRSGARASMPGMMDTILNLGLNDETVEGMAKLTNNERFAYDSYRRFITMFSDVVMQIEKNKFEHILDQVKEENGAVLDTDLTAENLKEVVRRFKELYIKEKGEAFPQDPKMQLLESVKAVFRSWNNPRAIVYRRLNDIPSDWGTAVNVQTMVFGNMGETSGTGVAFTRNPATGENKIFGEFLMNAQGEDVVAGIRTPQSIDQLKEVMPDCYEEFVRIAHLLEDHYKDMQDMEFTIEQGKLYFLQTRNGKRTAPAALKIAVDLVEEGRITKEEAMLKVDAKQLDQLLHPNFDAAELKAAKAVTKGLPASPGAACGKVYFTAEEAKEAAARGEKVVLVRIETSPEDIEGMIAAEGILTARGGMTSHAAVVARGMGKCCVAGCGDIKINEEAKFFTVGDLKINEGDYISIDGSTGNVYAQKIKTVEPQITGYFETFMKWADEIRALKVRTNADTPRDSAQAVKFGAEGIGLCRTEHMFFEEDRIPAVREMIVAKNEEQRRKALDKLLPMQREDFIGIYEAMEGRPVTIRLLDPPLHEFLPHEDEDIKALAETMGLTFEDLKATVESLKEFNPMLGHRGCRLAVTYPEIAEMQTRAIIEAAIDVKKRKGWDIVPEIMIPLVGELKELKYVKDVIVKTANEIIEREGMKLEYKVGTMIEIPRAALTADEIAKEAEFFSFGTNDLTQMTFGFSRDDAGKFLNDYYDKKIFESDPFAKLDATGVGKLVKMAAELGKATRPDIKLGICGEHGGDPASIEFCHNVGLDYVSCSPFRVPIARLAAAQAQVKNPRK is encoded by the coding sequence ATGGAAAAGAGAAAGTATGTTTACCTTTTCAACGAAGGTAACGCTAGTATGAAAAACCTTTTAGGTGGAAAAGGTGCTAACCTTGCAGAAATGACAAACATAGGATTACCAGTGCCACCAGGATTCACAGTAACAACTGAAGCCTGCACAAGATACTATGAAGATGGTCAAAGAATTGCAGACGAAATAGTCGAAGAAATTTTTGAAACTCTACACAAACTTGAAGGAATAACAGGTAAGAAATTTGGTGACCCATCAAACCCATTACTTGTATCAGTTCGTTCAGGTGCAAGAGCATCGATGCCTGGTATGATGGATACAATTCTTAATCTTGGCTTAAATGATGAAACTGTAGAAGGCATGGCAAAACTTACAAATAATGAAAGATTTGCTTATGACAGCTACAGAAGATTTATAACAATGTTCAGCGACGTTGTTATGCAAATAGAAAAGAATAAATTCGAACACATACTAGACCAAGTTAAGGAAGAAAATGGAGCAGTTCTTGATACAGATTTAACTGCTGAAAATCTTAAGGAAGTTGTTAGAAGATTTAAGGAATTATACATAAAGGAAAAGGGAGAAGCTTTCCCACAAGATCCAAAGATGCAATTGTTAGAATCAGTTAAAGCTGTATTCAGGTCATGGAACAACCCAAGAGCTATCGTTTATAGAAGATTAAACGACATTCCAAGCGATTGGGGAACAGCTGTAAACGTTCAAACAATGGTATTTGGTAACATGGGAGAAACTTCAGGAACAGGTGTTGCATTTACAAGAAACCCTGCAACTGGTGAAAACAAGATATTCGGAGAATTCTTAATGAATGCACAAGGTGAAGACGTTGTTGCAGGTATAAGAACTCCACAAAGCATTGACCAATTAAAAGAAGTTATGCCTGATTGTTACGAAGAATTCGTAAGAATTGCACATCTTCTTGAAGACCACTACAAAGATATGCAAGATATGGAATTTACAATAGAACAAGGAAAGCTATACTTCCTACAAACTAGAAATGGAAAGAGAACAGCTCCAGCGGCATTAAAGATTGCTGTTGACCTTGTTGAAGAAGGAAGAATAACAAAAGAAGAAGCAATGCTAAAGGTTGACGCTAAGCAGTTAGACCAACTTCTACATCCAAATTTTGATGCTGCAGAATTAAAGGCTGCAAAAGCAGTTACAAAGGGACTTCCAGCATCACCTGGTGCTGCTTGTGGTAAGGTATACTTCACAGCTGAAGAAGCTAAGGAAGCTGCAGCAAGAGGTGAAAAGGTTGTTCTTGTAAGAATTGAAACTTCACCAGAAGATATCGAAGGTATGATAGCAGCTGAAGGTATACTAACTGCAAGAGGTGGTATGACTTCACACGCAGCCGTTGTTGCAAGAGGTATGGGTAAGTGCTGCGTAGCTGGTTGTGGCGATATTAAGATAAACGAAGAAGCTAAGTTCTTCACAGTTGGAGATTTAAAAATTAACGAAGGCGACTATATATCAATCGACGGTTCAACTGGAAACGTTTATGCTCAAAAGATTAAGACTGTTGAACCACAAATAACTGGATATTTTGAAACTTTCATGAAGTGGGCTGATGAAATAAGAGCTCTTAAGGTTAGAACTAATGCTGATACACCAAGGGATTCAGCTCAGGCTGTTAAGTTTGGTGCTGAAGGTATAGGTCTTTGCAGAACTGAACACATGTTCTTCGAAGAAGACAGAATACCAGCAGTTAGAGAAATGATAGTTGCTAAGAACGAAGAACAAAGAAGAAAGGCTCTTGATAAGCTATTGCCAATGCAAAGGGAAGACTTCATTGGAATTTATGAAGCAATGGAAGGAAGACCTGTAACTATAAGACTTCTAGACCCACCACTACATGAATTCTTACCTCATGAAGATGAAGATATAAAGGCTCTTGCAGAAACTATGGGATTAACATTTGAAGACCTTAAGGCTACTGTTGAAAGCTTAAAGGAATTCAACCCAATGCTTGGTCACAGAGGATGCAGACTTGCTGTTACTTACCCAGAAATAGCAGAAATGCAAACAAGAGCGATAATTGAAGCAGCTATAGACGTTAAGAAGAGAAAAGGCTGGGATATAGTTCCAGAAATAATGATACCACTTGTTGGAGAACTTAAGGAATTAAAATATGTTAAGGACGTAATCGTAAAGACAGCAAACGAAATAATCGAAAGAGAAGGAATGAAGCTTGAATATAAAGTTGGAACAATGATTGAAATTCCAAGAGCAGCATTAACTGCTGATGAAATTGCTAAAGAAGCTGAATTCTTCTCATTCGGAACTAACGACTTAACACAAATGACATTTGGATTCTCAAGAGACGATGCAGGTAAGTTCTTAAATGACTACTATGACAAGAAGATATTTGAATCTGACCCATTTGCTAAGCTTGATGCAACAGGTGTTGGTAAGCTTGTTAAGATGGCTGCTGAACTTGGAAAAGCAACAAGACCAGACATTAAGCTTGGTATATGCGGAGAACATGGTGGAGACCCAGCATCTATCGAATTCTGCCACAACGTTGGATTAGACTACGTATCATGCTCACCTTTCAGAGTGCCAATAGCAAGACTTGCAGCTGCACAAGCACAAGTTAAAAACCCAAGAAAGTAA
- a CDS encoding helix-turn-helix transcriptional regulator: protein MKLTKRQEEIIEIVKVNQPITSEQIADKLNLTRAALRPDLAILTMTGILEARPKVGYVYSSKGETAFKHKPIKEIKVAEIKSKPTVVPEDMSIYDSIIQLFINDTGTLFVENKGYLTGAVSRKDFLKITLGNTDIHKVPIGIIMTRMPNIITISDEDSAFEAAKRIIEHEIDSIPVVEKVRTEDGKEYCKITGKVSKTTITKLFLELARD, encoded by the coding sequence ATTAAACTCACAAAACGCCAGGAAGAAATAATAGAGATTGTAAAAGTTAATCAGCCAATTACAAGCGAGCAAATCGCTGATAAACTAAACTTAACAAGGGCAGCATTAAGGCCTGATCTTGCTATTTTAACAATGACAGGCATACTTGAAGCGCGTCCTAAGGTTGGCTATGTTTATTCTTCAAAGGGTGAAACTGCTTTTAAACATAAACCGATTAAAGAAATAAAAGTTGCTGAAATAAAATCCAAACCTACAGTTGTTCCAGAGGATATGTCTATTTATGATTCAATAATTCAACTTTTTATTAATGATACAGGGACATTATTTGTTGAAAATAAGGGTTACTTAACTGGTGCTGTGTCAAGAAAGGATTTCTTGAAAATTACCCTTGGAAATACAGATATACATAAGGTCCCTATTGGTATTATAATGACGAGAATGCCTAACATCATCACCATAAGTGATGAAGATAGTGCGTTTGAAGCAGCAAAAAGAATTATTGAACACGAAATAGACAGTATACCGGTTGTTGAAAAAGTAAGAACAGAAGATGGCAAGGAGTATTGTAAGATAACTGGTAAGGTTTCCAAAACAACAATCACAAAGCTCTTTTTAGAGCTTGCTAGGGATTGA
- a CDS encoding DUF4342 domain-containing protein, translating into MEEITLEKIDIIRQRTGIGYAEAKEILEKNNGNVIDALIYIEQNQKKFGEQITDFSNDLVETIRDIIRKGNVNRIKVKKDDKILVDIPVTAGIAAGALTLFSPALLAIGAVAAVVTKVKIEIERPDGRVEIVEDIIKEKVNDIKETVMEKAEEMKDDINETVNDVKNEFDKNE; encoded by the coding sequence ATGGAAGAAATAACTCTTGAAAAAATTGACATAATAAGACAAAGAACAGGAATAGGTTATGCAGAAGCAAAAGAAATACTTGAAAAGAACAACGGAAATGTTATCGATGCATTAATTTACATCGAGCAAAATCAAAAGAAGTTTGGGGAGCAGATTACCGATTTTAGCAATGATTTAGTCGAAACAATAAGAGACATTATCAGAAAGGGGAATGTAAACAGAATTAAAGTTAAAAAGGATGATAAGATTCTAGTAGACATTCCGGTAACAGCTGGGATAGCTGCAGGTGCATTAACTTTATTTAGTCCAGCACTGCTTGCAATTGGCGCAGTTGCAGCAGTTGTAACAAAGGTTAAAATAGAGATAGAAAGGCCTGACGGAAGAGTTGAGATTGTTGAAGACATAATAAAAGAAAAGGTTAACGATATTAAGGAGACGGTGATGGAAAAGGCTGAGGAAATGAAAGATGATATAAATGAAACTGTAAATGATGTTAAGAATGAATTTGATAAAAATGAATAA
- the recO gene encoding DNA repair protein RecO, with protein MSLGNVQGVVLKSINLGESDKIITIFTDKLGKIDVVAHGARKPKSQIASSTLPFCYCKFSIYKGKNLYTLSQSQIIESFQRIIMDLEKLSLGSYILEMIDVLNEKEAKNVYMLGLLLKSLYLLSDSDVDLELLKTTFEYKIVSLSGYQPSVLNCVKCKSNEELHFFSITDGGMVCDKCFVNKGMVYELNNSELDLLRTLRNIKLEDLRNINYNKLNLKRLDEIMEKYISYYTEREFKSLNLIKEIKRS; from the coding sequence TTGTCATTAGGTAACGTCCAGGGAGTAGTATTAAAGAGCATAAACCTTGGTGAAAGTGACAAAATCATCACCATTTTTACTGACAAACTTGGAAAGATTGATGTAGTTGCACATGGCGCAAGAAAGCCTAAAAGCCAAATAGCGTCATCCACTCTGCCATTTTGTTACTGCAAGTTCTCAATATATAAGGGCAAAAATTTGTATACTTTAAGCCAAAGCCAGATAATAGAATCATTCCAGAGGATAATAATGGACCTTGAAAAATTATCGCTTGGAAGTTACATATTAGAAATGATCGACGTATTAAATGAGAAAGAAGCAAAAAATGTATATATGCTTGGGCTGCTATTAAAATCACTATATTTGTTATCTGATAGCGATGTCGATTTAGAATTATTGAAAACCACGTTTGAGTATAAGATTGTTTCACTGTCAGGATATCAACCATCTGTATTAAATTGCGTTAAGTGTAAGTCAAATGAAGAGTTGCACTTTTTTAGCATAACTGATGGAGGAATGGTTTGTGATAAATGTTTTGTCAATAAGGGAATGGTTTATGAATTAAATAATTCAGAATTGGATTTGTTAAGGACACTTAGAAACATAAAACTTGAAGATTTGAGGAATATTAATTATAATAAATTAAACTTAAAACGATTGGATGAAATAATGGAAAAATACATATCATATTATACAGAAAGAGAATTTAAATCTTTAAATTTAATAAAAGAAATAAAAAGGAGTTGA
- the era gene encoding GTPase Era, whose product MSNFKSGFVTIIGRPNVGKSTLLNHFLGEKISIISNKPQTTRNKIQAILTRDTYQVVFLDTPGIHKPKTRLGEYMVKIAKETLNEVDAVLFLINPSEKVNEGDLHIIKQLENVKTPIILVINKVDTVSKEILAKTIENYSKVFNFKEIVPISALKGDNTNRLLDVIISNLPEGPQYFPEDMLTDQPEKFIVAEIIREKLLQNLKEEVPHGTAVEVVTMKAEEGKNLININATIFCEKDTHKAIIIGKKGEMLKKIGSSARFEIERLLGSRIFLELWVKVKKDWRDSPSVLKTLGYQ is encoded by the coding sequence ATGAGTAATTTCAAATCAGGTTTTGTAACCATAATTGGTAGACCTAATGTAGGTAAATCTACTTTGTTGAATCATTTTTTAGGTGAAAAAATATCAATTATTTCAAATAAACCGCAAACAACAAGAAATAAGATACAGGCAATTTTGACTAGAGACACTTATCAAGTGGTATTTTTAGATACTCCAGGTATACATAAACCGAAGACAAGACTAGGAGAATATATGGTTAAAATTGCAAAAGAGACACTAAACGAAGTAGATGCCGTTTTATTCTTAATTAATCCATCAGAAAAGGTTAACGAAGGTGATTTGCATATAATAAAACAGCTTGAAAATGTTAAAACGCCGATTATATTAGTGATTAACAAGGTTGACACGGTTAGCAAGGAAATACTTGCTAAAACAATTGAAAATTACTCCAAAGTATTTAATTTTAAAGAAATTGTTCCTATATCTGCGCTAAAGGGCGATAATACAAACAGACTGCTTGATGTTATTATTTCTAATCTGCCTGAGGGACCTCAATATTTTCCTGAAGACATGTTAACAGACCAGCCTGAAAAATTCATAGTAGCTGAAATAATCAGAGAAAAATTGCTGCAAAATTTAAAGGAAGAAGTTCCGCACGGAACTGCGGTAGAGGTTGTTACTATGAAGGCTGAGGAGGGCAAGAATTTAATAAATATTAATGCAACTATTTTCTGCGAAAAGGACACTCATAAAGCGATTATAATTGGCAAGAAGGGTGAAATGTTAAAAAAGATAGGCTCAAGTGCAAGATTTGAAATTGAAAGGCTACTGGGAAGCAGAATATTCTTAGAGCTTTGGGTAAAAGTAAAAAAAGATTGGAGAGACAGCCCTTCTGTATTAAAGACTTTAGGCTATCAATAA
- a CDS encoding cytidine deaminase: MDYKELVEIAQKAKENAYVPYSNFRVGAALLTSDNKVFTGCNIENASFGGTNCAERTALFKAISEGYKDFKMIAITSDSDSLTFPCGICRQVLSEFGLNMEIIVANKNSEYKIYKLYELLPFAFTQEDLEGRNVNE; encoded by the coding sequence ATGGACTACAAAGAATTAGTTGAAATAGCACAAAAGGCAAAAGAAAACGCATACGTTCCTTATTCTAATTTTAGAGTAGGTGCTGCATTATTGACCTCTGATAATAAAGTTTTTACTGGCTGTAATATTGAGAATGCATCCTTTGGAGGGACAAATTGTGCTGAAAGAACAGCATTATTTAAAGCGATATCAGAAGGGTATAAGGACTTTAAGATGATTGCAATAACAAGCGATAGCGATAGTTTAACTTTTCCCTGCGGAATATGCAGGCAGGTTCTTTCTGAATTTGGTCTTAATATGGAAATTATTGTTGCAAATAAGAACAGCGAATATAAGATATATAAACTTTATGAACTATTGCCATTCGCATTTACGCAGGAGGATTTAGAAGGGAGAAATGTGAATGAGTAA
- a CDS encoding diacylglycerol kinase: protein MKVRKITESFNHAIEGIVYAIKTQRNMRIHLLIATAVLFGSLFFDLSKIEILLLFLTVALVIILEMVNTAIEVTIDLNANYYHPLAKIAKNVAAGAVLIAALNSILVGYLIFYDKLKVLSNTVIFKIKQSDPTVVFICLLLVVIATVIIKAFYGQGTPLRGGMPSGHSAVAFGTATAISLLTQDTLIITLSFFLAFVVAQSRVEGKIHSLYEVTVGAILGILIAIIIFKLL, encoded by the coding sequence ATGAAAGTAAGAAAGATTACTGAGAGCTTCAATCATGCAATTGAGGGCATAGTTTATGCAATTAAGACACAGAGAAATATGAGAATTCATCTTTTGATTGCAACAGCTGTTCTTTTTGGAAGCCTATTTTTCGATCTTAGCAAGATTGAAATTTTGCTTTTGTTTTTAACCGTAGCGCTTGTAATTATATTGGAAATGGTTAATACTGCTATAGAAGTTACGATTGATTTAAACGCTAATTATTATCATCCCCTTGCTAAAATAGCAAAAAATGTAGCAGCAGGTGCAGTATTGATAGCTGCATTAAACTCAATATTAGTTGGCTATTTAATATTCTATGACAAATTGAAGGTATTATCCAATACTGTAATATTTAAGATAAAACAAAGCGACCCAACGGTTGTCTTTATATGTCTCTTACTTGTAGTAATAGCAACAGTAATTATAAAAGCGTTTTATGGACAAGGAACACCACTTAGAGGTGGTATGCCAAGCGGACATAGTGCCGTTGCGTTTGGGACTGCAACAGCAATATCACTATTAACACAGGATACACTGATAATTACACTTTCTTTCTTCCTTGCATTCGTAGTTGCACAGAGCAGAGTAGAAGGCAAGATTCACTCTCTATACGAAGTTACGGTTGGTGCTATTTTAGGTATATTAATTGCAATTATCATTTTTAAGCTTTTATAA
- the ybeY gene encoding rRNA maturation RNase YbeY, which yields MIYFENNQDKMHFDESLKNLIINSISQTLKSEGFNHEFEINVYIVDNNEIKEINNEFRNINRETDVLSFPMIDFKLRNKYEVFEDDKNPESGCVLLGDMILSLEKAMEQSIEYGHTFEREIAFLTVHSTLHLLGYDHEDEGERKVMREKEEDILNNLGLVR from the coding sequence ATGATATACTTTGAGAATAACCAGGATAAAATGCATTTTGATGAATCTTTAAAGAATTTAATAATCAATTCAATTTCTCAAACACTTAAAAGCGAAGGTTTTAATCATGAGTTTGAAATAAATGTTTATATAGTGGACAATAATGAAATAAAAGAGATAAACAACGAATTCAGAAATATAAACAGGGAAACAGATGTCCTTTCTTTTCCTATGATTGATTTTAAATTGAGAAACAAATATGAAGTATTTGAAGATGATAAAAATCCCGAAAGCGGATGTGTTCTACTTGGAGACATGATATTATCATTAGAAAAGGCAATGGAACAGTCAATAGAATATGGGCATACATTTGAAAGAGAAATAGCTTTTTTAACAGTCCACAGCACTTTGCACCTTTTAGGATATGACCACGAGGATGAAGGAGAAAGAAAAGTAATGAGGGAAAAGGAAGAAGACATCTTAAACAATTTAGGACTTGTAAGATAG